The window GGTACGAGGCAGTGGAGTCTGGCTCAGAGGCACAATTTCTGATACAGTAGCAACAAATTAGCAGATAAGTAATAACAATAATAACCAGTATTTAATAAAATGCAGTTAAGCTGTTACGGTATCCCATAATTGTAGGAGTACCTTGTGCGCTAATATTCTTGGCCTTTTCTCTCTCATGTGGCGAgatatcagatttattagaatTCACCTATATAAAAAAACATATTTGAGAAGACCACGAAGCATTAGAACCAAATGAAAAGTACAGCATTACTTTCGGACAGATAACAGTGCAGTACCAGCCAAAGAGGAGCCTCTGGTTTCTTTGCTGCATAACTCTGGCTATCATCAAACCGCACTTTCTGCTGCTTTGGCGTGCTACAAACAGAAATAAACATGAGAATGCAGCTTACACAAGGACAAGATAAGGGACCAGAGGGCATCCACGAGCAGTTGTCTACCTGTTGTTGGAGGAGTCTTTAGATGGGCTTGGCAAATTCACAACAGTTCCCAAAGAAAGATCCTGCATTTGCTCATTTTCTGACGAAGGTGGGTTTATGTTGCTCGATTGATCTGTAGCACCAGGCACTGGATTTGCATGTGGAACGCTGTTGGTTCGCCCTACTTCTTTATCTATGCAGGTAGCTTGGCTAGCCAAATCATTAGCAGGACTTGGCAGTATGACAATGTCGTCACCCCCCTTAGTAGCACCTGCAGGGGCGgtcacaaaaaaaatatgaacaTTTTCTAAAACTGTAATATTGAGCATGATAATTAGAAAAGAGTGAAGATAAACCTTCTGAATAAGAAGTTgaagcaacatttagatttgagCTATCTGCTGTAGCCTTGTCAACCGTGAGCTCACTAAGAGAGGATATTTGAGATAGGGACAGCAAAACATCGGCGATTACTTCCTCCTCTTCTGTAAATAACTGTGACGAAACAAGAATGTGCATCTCTCACTTTATGTTTTTAGTCTTGCTTCATTATAAACGATGGAATCATTGCAGCAGGAACTTTTCTTACCGAGCTTCCATTGAATCTTGTTTTCTGGTCCACAAAAGAAATTTGAGCACTGATAGCCGAAAGATTACGTCTCTTTTTGACATGCCGAGATGATGCAGAAACAAATCGACCGACTCGCTTCTTTATGGCTGAATTAGGAGGGTAAAAGTTGAAATGTTATCTTAGAGCTTCAGAGCCCACAACTGAATCTACCCATGGCACTGTGACAATGCACAACCAATTGCACCATAACACTTGGAAAGAAACAACAGTTGAATATTTAAGTGCCCACAAACACATAACCAGCTAGATTAGGTTTTAGGGAATCACTAGCAATTGTTCCCACCTGATaaatctattattttattatttggccaacaaatggagcctctacgttcgctctcaaggcctagcaattcccacgttaatcggagaaaaatagaaaaataaaaattacccatcactgccattataataaaaattagcctaaaatacccctgtgcctaattaaaaatcaccatCAAtgacattatgaaaaattaaatataaaataccatttagctatgtatcaattacaaacatattattaataaaaaataaagctaacaacaataagccaaaataaaaagaaataagaataattatatgcataatattattaaagctcaacaaatcaaattgttattataggtagatcatatttgaattattttaaccaacaataagaaataatttacgataatgaatagtgtgatgtatggtaacaaaaaatattatcttttaaaaatagtaaaaataCAACGACATGTGAATTTTTggattttcaatactagccgcgcaaatgtgcGGGCCATACGCCTAGTACTCCTATATGATAGAAGGCAATCAACATATTAACAACTATGTTGTTTGTTCACTTAAACTTAAAATATCGTTCAATCAAAAGTAACAGGTATTCTTTGTTGACCATACTGTAAATAAAAAATTGACATATGATGCAGCCAAAAATCCATTTTCTCTGGTCTTGTAAAAGAAAAAATACAGTTGTCAATTGGTACCTGATCTTAACTTTCTTGGAACTGGAGGATCGACAGCATCACAATGCTCAGCCACCTTTGAAACAGCAAAACGAACACAAAGATTAAGCATAAAGAACAGAAAGCAAATGGCTGTACATGGACAGGGTACAGGCCAAATAACAAAAATTACCTTTCCAAGGTTCCTCACTCTTTTCCGACTAACCAAGCTGCTGAAGCTTGCTGTAGATAGAGAGCAGAGGACTGTATCATCGTATACTTCATCAGACTCCCCTGCCTCTACCTTGTTCATGTCGCTATTGGTTGATCTCCACTTGAACGACTTTTCCTTCAATTTCTTCTGCCTCAATGCCACCTTGTGATCTCCTCCTTCACTATCCTTTCCGTTACAACCTGAGACAACATGAAATGGCAATTGACGTTAGGAATCACATGGTGATTTAGCAGTTAAAACAACTAAGCACAGTTTTCAACGAGCTTTCATAACTATATTGAAACAGAAAGGGACACTTGATGCCTTTTGGAAATAATCTAGGATCATAAAACTTCTATACTAAAAAACAACAACACAGCAATACAGTGGATCATACAGTTTTATTTAAAGAACTACATGATTGCATTACAAAGTTCTGAAAAGCTGGAGATGAAAACTCTGTAAGTAGCATGTGTGACGTTTCATCAGGCAGGCTGTGTGGATCCATATGTTCCATAAGGAGCATCTGTGAAAAGGACAGGAAGCTGAAGCTAGAGGCTTCAAGGCTTGCGTGCATATCTATCTACACGTAGGCAGTAGGTGCCAAGCGTTGCGACCCAGGCCAACATCACCATATCTCGAAAATTTCTTCAACGAAAACTTCACCCAACTGAGCCATCCGAAACCAGAAAAATCTGGAACAGCTCCACAGGAAAGAAAGGTTTCTTGTGGCCAGGGATCACTAGGAACACAACTAACCACGTCAGAGCAAAAGGAGCACTACAGCCACATAGAACCAAGATGGAAAATTCACCGTATGGTTTACAGCTCCTGTCGGAGATTCTTTTTGGAGCGGCGAAATTTGAGCCACCACTGTATGATCATCTAATACTAGTAGACAATTGTGTGGTGGTCTCTACCCAACACCTAGTGCTAAATGGTGGTACTTGCTCTAGGCTCTAGCCAATGCTCGTACTAGAATACTAGATatattaccttactcctgtagTCCTGTCCAaactaataataataataaaatgggccaattttttttggggggggggggggggggcttaaaACCAATCACAAAGCACACAAATACTATATCTGTTTTAAAAAATCTATATCAAGGTGAGCAGTGGGGCCCAGCGCCCCTCCCAGGTGAAGAAAAGACCCAAAAAAGCTTTGATCTTTCGAGGGCGCATTAGGAAAAGATAAGGGGCATTTTGGGGACGACAGAGATAGAAAGTCCCAGAGTTAGTTCACTGTGTGTAACCATCTGTTCTGGACATGGGAGAGAAGCATCAATGGAACAGCACGCACATACCACCACCAGCAGTTGGTGGAGACGAAGAGGAGCAGGCACTCCTTATCGTGTCTCCTTGCTAGCTGCCCAAGCCCACCCACCAGCTTCTCCCTCGTCTCCGTATCCACCATCCAATCCAAAAAGGGTTCACTACTAGCTGCAAAAAGATCTCACagctctctatctctctctagCCTCTTCTATCTTCTATCTCTCCCTACACGTACACAGTACACACGAGAAATGCTAGGAGAGAAGAGGAGATGAGGCATGGATGGATAGACATGGTTAGGGCAAAGCGAGCAGCTGGGGCTGTTGTGACTGGGACAAGGAGACAGCATCCAGAGGCCAGCAGTATACTGGAAGCAAAGGCGGCAGCAGGAAAAGATAGGataataaagaaaagaaaaacaagctGCTGCTCGGTCCTATGAATGCAGAGGAATCAGATGCCGGGAAAGGCTGATGAGGGGGATGATGATGGGAAAGGTGCTGATgagaggggaaaaaaagagagggaatTCCTTTTTCTGGTGGTCTTTTGTTGCCTGAAAATGATTCAGGAATCCTTagaccacccccacccccacccctcccaaGAATCTAAAAAGGAAATGCATTTCCAAATCTTTATCCAGATCCAACATATAAAATCTTTTCTGAACCTCATGAGAGgggaaaaaagtaaaaaaaaaaagaaatcagaTTTTGTGCTCCTGAAAAAGCAGATGATGATAACTTTCGCTGACACGCATGCTCGTGTCTTACCCAAACAGACAGAAGAAAGGAGATGATGGTAACTTTACTCATTAGGAGCAAGACCATATCATCATAGGGATCGAATTAAGCCCCTTTGTCCATCATTACATTTGACCCCAAATGCTATGTTCTTTTTCAAGCGGTAGATTTCATTTCATAGTAACTGCCGAATTAATCCCGACAGATAGATACCTGAGGTCCCCCATCTCACGATGGGCAGTCATGCAGAGTTCATCGAGCAAAAAGGGCAGGAACAGAAGAGAAGAATTGAAGTAGTAGCAGTAGGTGCGAGAATTAAGAGGAGAAGCTGCAACCGTCGCCTGAAATCCGCGCACGATTCCAGCCAGGAAATCGCAAGAACAGTGCACACGAAGagtaataaaaagaaaaaaaatcgaagCTTTTTCCTGCTCCTAATTCGAAGCTTTTTCCCCCAATCCGAAACTGAAAAACCCCGAGCGTGCGAGCAAGCACACGAAGAACACTGACCTGCACCTGCTCCTATCTGCATCTCGTCGATGCGTCCTTGCAGCGGCAGCAACAGGGGTCGGCGAGGAAGACGCCGGGCAGGGCTGGAAGGAAGCGGCCGGCTGCAGGGGAAAGGGAAAGCGGAAGCGGCATGGGAGCGAGGGCCGAGGGgtgcctctgctgctgcgcCGGCGGTTGCTTGCTTGTGCTCTTCTTCTCCCTCAACTCGCCCCCGGTGTtgatgagcagcagcagcaggggggaggaccggaggaggaggaattgagggaggaagagggtgagtgagtgagtggtAAATGCTTGGCAAGGACGGcgggcagcaggcagcaggcgcCGCGGTGCGGGGACGTGGGCTTTTTGTTGGAGATCTGGTGCAATCATGAAATTAGTGAAATCACCGTGCAATTGAACTAAAAggtcttcaaaattttttgaaaaaatcatgaatgtacatCTCGGTCTACCCCATCTACATATAAATTTCTACGATCAAATTTATCTTACACTTGCAGTTACAAAAAGATAAATTTGAGCTGCATTTGAACGTTAATGATTGGCGATGGCGTGGGCACAAACGGAAAGCTGCAAGCCCTTGCACTTGCCTAGTTGCCTTGCCTTGTCCTGGAGCAGAGAAGGTGTAGGACTGACATGCGGGATGGTGATTGGTGCGTGGTGATCTGCTGATGCGGCCGCTTTTCCCGTTCATCTCACTTGTTAAATATCTCTTTCTTTCTTGCCCACCTCTGAACTCTGGTTAGTGATTAATATCTGATGCAATCAACAGAGGCATGCTATGAATTCCATGCATCCTCGACTTCCATCTGCAAaatcgagtttttttttctcgagaCGCATCCGATGATCCGGAAGCTCTCGATCGGCTTGCCTGAGCGTGACAGAGAAACAAGGAGCAACACcagggccatgtttggttggagggtaGAAAAGTTTTGACGAAAGAGAAACGAtgttttgactactaattaggggtattaaataaagtctaattacaaaattacctccacaactgtggtactgtagcagttgctttagctaatgaggtctttgaccgcatgattagaggatgattgagcgcggttactgtagcatcactgtagccaatcatgatgaaacttggctcattagattcgtctcgaaaggttacacccattcctaaaaaggttttgcaaataaacttcgtttagtacttcatgcatacatTCGTCTTTTTATGCAAAAGTTTTCGTGGATTCATCCAAACACAGCCCACGCATTGCTCCCGTCTCACCTCATCGCTGTACTGTACCGCGATCTTGCCATTGAAGGCGGACATGCAGTGCCGGGTTGGGTTGCTCCTTCAGTTTCTCCTCGTGAGCGTTAACGCCTCTTCAGCTTCACTTCACGCGTCGTTTCCGGTTGGTGGCGCCTGCAGTCCTGCACATGCGCCATGCCGCTGCTGCTTGCTAATGCTGTCTGTCTGGAACAAGAGCTCACCAGAGGTCCTCCAGATTTAGGGTAGAAATGCAGACACTCgacttttttttgagaaaatgcAGACACTCGACTTGTTGATGGAGTTAACCTAAAGCTAAGCTTACCAGTCATGTATTAGTGTCCAGTCATGTGCTACGCATGCACCACATCAGTACGTGCTAGTGGTACTCTGGTCAAACAGGAAAAAAAGTTTGCTGATGCACAAGCACAAAGGTCTTGTTTGGTTCGCGCTAAAATTGTAGTGTGCTAGGAATAATAAcaattttgaccactaattatagTATTAAACAAAgttagtttacaaaatcaatttCAGAACTCCCGCGCTAGTgatcctgaagaatctaatgaagtctttgaccgcgcgattagaggatggttattgtagcatcactatagctaatcattgattaattactattattagattcgtcgcgaaaaattacaccctttcctaaaaaagttttacaaatagactccatttagtactttatgcacgtgaaattttttttttcaagaaacGTGCGCGCTAGTTTTGTTGCCAAACCAAATGAGATCAATCAGCCTCCTTCCTCGTGGGCCGCCGGGCCGTGTCAGTGATGATGGGACCAGACATCGAGCACCAGTACACTGACAGTCCCTCTCTGCATTTTTCTGTTGCTGCTGTTTCGACGATGCATTGAGCagaaaatttatttattttttctcaaaataAAGGAACGGATGTCTCCAGCCAATGCATAAGCGTATGTTACTAATATGTGGATATGAAGCTAttaatatatttaattaaatttcatcGAAATCGAATTCTCAGCATCTCATTCCTTCGACCTCTGGGTCCATTTTCGTGGCCCCGGCCCTGACCAAAGCAAGCGCGGCGGGCCTGACATTGTTCCAGCCCAGGCTTTCCAGGCCCGTCCTCGCTCGGCCCAAAATCAAGGCCCAGCCCAGAATGGATTGCGCCTCGGCAACTTGAAATCAACTCGCGCAACGGAGAGAAAAGGATATGCTTGTCctctccccccccccacggTGTCGGCCCGGCCCTCTCTCGCTctcgctgacggctgggcccgcCTCCTCCCCGAGCACGCCGCCTCCAATtcttcccttctccctccccccTCCTTCTGTCGTCCGCTGCGGCTGGGGTTGGTTGCCGTGGAGCGGCGGGGGTTCCATCTCTGCGCCGCAGCCTGctccccgcccgccgcgccggttCCGTCTCCTCCCGGTAAGGAACCCTAGCTTGCTTGCCTGGGTACGGATTCGCTCGCTCCTAGTTAAGACTGGCTCCCCACTCCTGTTGCTTTCAATGCGAGCAACCGATTCAAATGTTTGCTCCTCCCATCCGCTTCGTCGCGGGCTCCTCGGCTGCGCGGTACGGCACCAGTCTACTCTAATCCAATCCGTCCGCCCGTCCTCGCTGTTCTTCCTCCGCTGCGGTTGCTTCTTCAGCGCACGCGGCAGATCGATTTCAGTTGACCATGTACAGTATGAGACGCATTTCGTTGGATGGCTTCTACCCAAAGCTAGCGCTTCCGCGAGCAGCtctttttttgccaaaaaaaaaggagttCAAGCCCCACGTGAACTCCAGTGCCCCCCCACCCTTTGTGGCCTCTGTTGCCAGGAATCCAAATCTAGGTGCTAAAGGGGGCCCCGTCGAAGTATGTATGGGTGACTACAAGCATGATTGGGTGATGATTTTTACATGTGTGGCGGTTGCAGTACTGAGTTGGTGGATAGAGGTCTCAATATGAGCTATCAGTTACTAGCCTATTAGCCTCATTCAGTTTACCTGCGTTTCCTGCTGTTGGGGGATTTTGTGGAGCCatgtcatgttatctctgcttTCGGTTCGTTCATGCTGCATTTTGTCCGTTTCTAGTAATCTAACGGATGTTTAATACAATACAGGTCTCAAGATGATCGGTTCCCTCGTTACCGGAGCTCTAACGTAAGCAGTGGGCTGACCCCTTCTTTTACCAACCCTCATTTGTTGCAATGGCGCAATGTTCTTTGTCCGGCCTGTTTGATCTATCTTTTTTTCTGTCTTGCAGCCTTGTTCTTGGATATGCATACCCTGCCTATGACTGCTACAAGACAGTGGAGCTAAACAGGCCCGAGATCGAGCAGTTGCGGTTCTGGTGTCAGTACTGGTCCGTAAATCATGCACACTTCTGTTTTAATTGGAAATTCCATATGTATTTCACTTCATCTTATGGTTCATGAGTTTTGCAGGATTTTACTTGCAGTTCTCACTGTACTGGAGAGAGTCGGGGAAAATTTCGTGTCATGGTAATGCCATCCATGCTTCTTTTGGAGTTGCCATTTTTAGTAACCTTTTAAGATGCTTTAAATTGGGGGCGATAGCTTACCTGCTTGCCCTTTATTCTATTCTTAAACAGGTTACCAATGTATAGTGAAGCAAAGCTGGCATTTATCGTGTACTTGTGGTATCCAAAGACACGTGTATGATATTCTGTCCCTTTTAATTGTTAACATATACTTTTCTCATGGTTTATTTGTAACAGAGTCTTGTTTCAGGGGACTGCCTATGTGTACGAGACTTTCTTCAAGCCATACATCGCAAAACATGAAACTGAGATTGATCGAAATCTGCTTGAGTTTAGGACAAGAGCCGGTGACATGGCAGTTGTTTACTTCCAGAGGGTTGCAAACTATGTCCAGACAAGGTCCTATGAAATCTTGCAGTATATTGCCTCACAGTCACCATCTCAAAGACCTCGCCCTCAGGTACTGCTTCCTTGATTGCCATTTCTCCCTGCAA is drawn from Panicum virgatum strain AP13 chromosome 1N, P.virgatum_v5, whole genome shotgun sequence and contains these coding sequences:
- the LOC120654477 gene encoding putative HVA22-like protein g, which codes for MIGSLVTGALTLVLGYAYPAYDCYKTVELNRPEIEQLRFWCQYWILLAVLTVLERVGENFVSWLPMYSEAKLAFIVYLWYPKTRGTAYVYETFFKPYIAKHETEIDRNLLEFRTRAGDMAVVYFQRVANYVQTRSYEILQYIASQSPSQRPRPQGQQQQQRPPPPRTRQVNPGPPPVPAPSAPPLPPQPAQAQVPPAPPRPPVPVAPPGAVPPIQPQAPPAPGAAATNGPQNTEAMQVNPPRVSTSSAPPPLPSEETLIEEAIRLTRGRLRRRIAGGSGPPPN
- the LOC120654476 gene encoding uncharacterized protein LOC120654476 isoform X2, producing MQIGAGAGCNGKDSEGGDHKVALRQKKLKEKSFKWRSTNSDMNKVEAGESDEVYDDTVLCSLSTASFSSLVSRKRVRNLGKVAEHCDAVDPPVPRKLRSAIKKRVGRFVSASSRHVKKRRNLSAISAQISFVDQKTRFNGSSLFTEEEEVIADVLLSLSQISSLSELTVDKATADSSNLNVASTSYSEGATKGGDDIVILPSPANDLASQATCIDKEVGRTNSVPHANPVPGATDQSSNINPPSSENEQMQDLSLGTVVNLPSPSKDSSNNSTPKQQKVRFDDSQSYAAKKPEAPLWLVNSNKSDISPHEREKAKNISAQEIVPLSQTPLPRTADGYLIKPSSKLTAHKNTTSQASKFTAPVNQDKPSLVKNVGSTKAWKRSITHVYVSHVIQMHMNKEKASQNQVKPEETPLARSSRSPNGSTIPKNNPRDEKFYTVHFDVQAPVQPSAGMGDTSAGRQKIVSGNFLNLPTSTALPPGTQHLQYLHPQIAPRGAMPYPFPHLPYSRGHLAPAAALQQMPQQYMSSMGYAPRPGLPASLSAMMKTLHQLIPTQQQQQQQMWQYHVSQYQPRPDGTPPPPAAWHNMPSLRPTMAMLPPPAMPPQMELFCAPYQGGGWQPQQLRLM
- the LOC120654476 gene encoding uncharacterized protein LOC120654476 isoform X1; amino-acid sequence: MQIGAGAGCNGKDSEGGDHKVALRQKKLKEKSFKWRSTNSDMNKVEAGESDEVYDDTVLCSLSTASFSSLVSRKRVRNLGKVAEHCDAVDPPVPRKLRSAIKKRVGRFVSASSRHVKKRRNLSAISAQISFVDQKTRFNGSSLFTEEEEVIADVLLSLSQISSLSELTVDKATADSSNLNVASTSYSEGATKGGDDIVILPSPANDLASQATCIDKEVGRTNSVPHANPVPGATDQSSNINPPSSENEQMQDLSLGTVVNLPSPSKDSSNNSTPKQQKVRFDDSQSYAAKKPEAPLWLVNSNKSDISPHEREKAKNISAQEIVPLSQTPLPRTADGYLIKPSSKLTAHKNTTSQASKFTAPVNQDKSYLQPSLVKNVGSTKAWKRSITHVYVSHVIQMHMNKEKASQNQVKPEETPLARSSRSPNGSTIPKNNPRDEKFYTVHFDVQAPVQPSAGMGDTSAGRQKIVSGNFLNLPTSTALPPGTQHLQYLHPQIAPRGAMPYPFPHLPYSRGHLAPAAALQQMPQQYMSSMGYAPRPGLPASLSAMMKTLHQLIPTQQQQQQQMWQYHVSQYQPRPDGTPPPPAAWHNMPSLRPTMAMLPPPAMPPQMELFCAPYQGGGWQPQQLRLM